A section of the Telopea speciosissima isolate NSW1024214 ecotype Mountain lineage chromosome 3, Tspe_v1, whole genome shotgun sequence genome encodes:
- the LOC122655153 gene encoding uncharacterized protein LOC122655153, which translates to MRAELPRGFKPPSFEAYDRKTNPNDYISYFNAMMMVYGGSDVVSCHPFPTSLKGPTALWFAKLKPNSIKSFTKLARALVSHFQSSVKQKKMTTNFLAVKQRPDESIRDYITHFNGEALEIKDLDDGMSFNAPHNGVTNHDLVKSIALKPVTTMSQLLDWCYQYANMFDIMKARRTADPKVAEKKRTSEKEEKKDTKKTRSDRYSDRDQSPNYTPLNTTKTKILMEVYDRGLLQWPRPMFSKHEERNKKKYYKFHRDVGHDTEDCRQLKREIEDVIQKGHLRRYVKEDRKDNPRGRDGAEGNPKRDDQPRGRDE; encoded by the coding sequence ATGAGGGCCGAGCTCCCCCGAGGTTTCAAACCACCTTCCTTTGAGGCTTATGACAGGAAGACCAACCCCAACGACTATATTAGTtacttcaatgcgatgatgaTGGTATACGGCGGGTCTGACGTCGTGTCATGTCACCCTTTCCCAACCTCCCTGAAGGGACCGACAGCGCTCTGGTTTGCCAAGCTAAAGCCCAACTCCATAAAAAGTTTCACGAAGCTAGCCAGAGCATTAGTGAGCCActtccaaagcagtgtcaagcaaaagaagatgaCCACGAACTTCTTAGCAGTGAAGCAGCGGCCCGATGAGTCCATACGGGACTATATCACTCACTTTAATGGAGAAGCCCTGGAGATCAAGGACCTAGATGATGGCATGTCCTTCAATGCCCCGCACAACGGGGTAACCAACCATGACCTGGTGAAATCGATCGCCCTCAAACCGGTAACTACCATGTCCCAACTGCTTGATTGGTGCTATCAGTATGCCAACATGTTTGACATCATGAAGGCGCGAAGAACAGCCGACCCCAAAGTGGCAGAGAAAAAGAGGACAAgcgagaaagaagaaaagaaagataccaAGAAGACGAGGTCGGATCGGTACTCAGACCGAGATCAAAGCCCGAACTACACGCCCTTGAATACCACCAAGACTAAGATCCTAATGGAGGTCTATGATCGGGGCTTGCTACAGTGGCCCAGACCAATGTTCTCAAAGCAcgaagaaagaaataagaagaaatattACAAGTTCCATCGAGACGTCGGTCATGACACTGAAGATTGCCGGCAGctgaagagagagatcgagGACGTGATCCAAAAGGGGCACCTACGGCGATATGTCAAGGAGGATAGAAAAGATAATCCTCGGGGCCGAGATGGTGCAGAGGGCAACCCTAAGAGGGATGACCAACCCCGAGGAAGAGACGAGTGA